In Fibrobacter sp. UWEL, the genomic stretch CAGAATTTGTTCAGGGCTTCCCAATGGGCAATGTGGGCCGCAGTTGCGCCGCCCAGACGTTCCACAGGAGCCATGGGACGGAACGCGCGGTTGCCTGTAAATTCATATCCCTCGGGGGCTGCATAATCTTCTGCAACAGCCAGCAGGAAGAAAGCGCGTTCATCGATGTTCAGGAGGTAATGACCTTCGAAATCTTCAAATCCTAGCTTCTGTATTTCTGCAACGGTAGGGAGGGCGTAGCCATTTCCCTCTTTCTTCAGCAGGCTCTTGCTACCATTATAAACCAGACAGTAATCGTTTGGCTTGGGGTCTTGAATCTTGAACTGATTGTCCAGTACGTGGGGCGCAATTTCGTGAATCATGCCTCAAAAATAGCTTTATTTCTTTCCGACGATCTGGTCTCGGCCATTTGTCTTTGCCATATAAAGACGTTCGTCCACTGCGGTCAAAAGCTTGTCGTGGTTGTTGAACTCGGGATTGGCGCAATCCACAAAACCGCCACTGATATGAATACGTACGTTGGGCTGGTCGTCAAATTTTAGGCAGGATACCTTGTATCGGAATTGTTCTGCCTTTACCATTGCCTTGTCGTAGCTTTCGTCACGGATGAGCAGGATGAATTCCTCACCGCCATAACGGACCGCCATTTCCCCTTCTTCGCAGCAGGTATCCTGTGCCACCTTGCCGATTGCTGTAAGAACGTGGTCTCCAAAGACGTGACCGAAGTTATCGTTCACTCGCTTGAAAAAATCTACGTCAAACATCAGTAAGTAGAATCCTGCAGGATTTTTTAGTACGTTATTCCGAATAACTTCAATAAAACTGCGCCTGTTATACAGACCTGTCAGGGGATCGTGAGAGGAAAGGTAATCCAGTTTGGTAATCAGTTCGTCCTTATCCTTTTTTTCGCGATTATAGGCTTTCAGCAGGTAAGACACCGTGGTGAAAATCATAAGTCCCATAAATATAAAGGATACC encodes the following:
- a CDS encoding GGDEF domain-containing protein, which translates into the protein MAAIASTIFTAIEDLGALAVIYTAFITLYFVVLGAIVFVSHKTEAGYTAMCFGINTLILPPMFFICGAFDCGMPFYCLTSILISSLISKFKPRSIMLVYSITLYTVIFFVDYYFPNYSPNLEPFDTIVDQAVSFIFMGLMIFTTVSYLLKAYNREKKDKDELITKLDYLSSHDPLTGLYNRRSFIEVIRNNVLKNPAGFYLLMFDVDFFKRVNDNFGHVFGDHVLTAIGKVAQDTCCEEGEMAVRYGGEEFILLIRDESYDKAMVKAEQFRYKVSCLKFDDQPNVRIHISGGFVDCANPEFNNHDKLLTAVDERLYMAKTNGRDQIVGKK